The sequence below is a genomic window from Nostoc flagelliforme CCNUN1.
ATCCAAAATTTCCTAAAAATGAGTCAGCTTGCAAACCATCTGTAGAAAACTTGGTAAATCAGTGTTACCAAAGTTTAGATAAAAATGCACCGCCATCTCTTCAGGCGGCTTGTGGAGAATTACAAAGAATTTTACCGTTGTTGGAGTAAATCATGAACGCTGGTTGCTTAACTATTAAAGAACTTACCGATGCAGTAGGAGGCGGTTTAACTCCGCGCATGGTGCGCCATTATCATCAATTGGGACTGCTACCGCAACCAGTGCGATCGCGTAGCAATTACCGTCTCTATACTAAAAAAGATGTTCTGCGTTTGCAACGGATTGTAGCACTCAAGCAGCAAGGGTTTCAGCTAAACCATATCCGCAATATTTTGGAGGTGGAACCAGAAGCCGACACAACTGTTAACTTGATGGGACAACTTCAGCAGCAATATCGGGCGGTGATGCAACAAATTTCTCAACTGCGACAAACTGCATCAGCGTTAGAAGGATTATTGGGGCGCGATCGCCATTGTCAAATTATGCAGGCGGAAGTTTTGGCACAACTCAAGTTACTTGATGTCGAAACTCAAGCTGGATTGGGAGGATTGGAAAATCTCTGGAGTGGCTTGGATGCAGAAATTCATACGCACTCGGAAGCTTTTTCAGAATCGCTACAACGCTTATTACCTGATTTGTCTCACCGTTCGGAAATTGAACAACACTTAATTTCTCAGTTGGTTTTGGCTTGTGGCGATGTGAGTTTGGTATCCTTTGTTAAATTAAGTCGAGGTGCGATCGCAGCTAGTCGAGAAGCTTTATCTTCAAGCTGTCAAATTGTTGTCGATACCCAAACGGTTGCTGCTGCTTTGGATCAAACCCGATTACTTCACTTGGGATGCCGCATTGAAACCTTGATTG
It includes:
- a CDS encoding precorrin-8X methylmutase; translation: MNAGCLTIKELTDAVGGGLTPRMVRHYHQLGLLPQPVRSRSNYRLYTKKDVLRLQRIVALKQQGFQLNHIRNILEVEPEADTTVNLMGQLQQQYRAVMQQISQLRQTASALEGLLGRDRHCQIMQAEVLAQLKLLDVETQAGLGGLENLWSGLDAEIHTHSEAFSESLQRLLPDLSHRSEIEQHLISQLVLACGDVSLVSFVKLSRGAIAASREALSSSCQIVVDTQTVAAALDQTRLLHLGCRIETLIDNPHITTATEAEVAFWEHREWREKLQQVSKGCVLVVGYAPSVLVEVCEAIANQKIQPALVIGMPIGFSHAPAAKRQLMQQEIPFITVAGTLGGGALAATALNALVESLIDKPDCHCYLKNAVDSGEY